Genomic segment of Siniperca chuatsi isolate FFG_IHB_CAS linkage group LG16, ASM2008510v1, whole genome shotgun sequence:
AGAACAGGGGCTGGATTACAGATACAGCACAGCACAGGGATTGGCTGAAACCGCAGGGCAAAGTTTCATAGCTGGTGGCGCCCCCTTCTGCTCAGAGTGTGCACTGACTACTTTCTGGTGCCATGTTTCAATGGAGGTTAATCAAGAAAAGAACTGATTTAGGATGTTTGGAGGGTGTTTCCATAAATCATCAACAAATCACTTAACATAATGCATCTCTTCATTAAGTGCACACCCACTTCATAAGCTGATGCATGCAATGTGCTCTGTACTGTATTTGGACAGTGACACGTTTTGAATTTaactattaaattaaagtgTTGATATTACAATTTTAAACTATTTAAGGGTGCCTATGTACCAATTAGTTGAGCAGTGTAGGAATCATAGCCCTTTTTAAACACACTCCCCCACTTTTTGGACAGCTATCATAAACATacagccaaaaacaaacaattaagtTTAAGGtcaaacaaagtaaaatgtcCCTGACTGTCCAAATGATTTGCTGAAGGCCAGACAGAAGGCAAACAGCCCCCAAAACAAGCAGGAAGTGAAGGCCTCAACAGGGATGATACCAAGCGCTGAGATCTATGGACTGCAATCAAACAGTACATGATAATTTTACATGATCTTAATGCTCTCCTAAAATTGCGTGATGTGATACGACCCTTTTccccattttcttttcttttttttttgactcaaaGTATCAGCTTCTGGCTTTCAatataaaagtagcaatactacaataTGAAACATGACATTGTTACTTACTGCGtcaacagtaaaatgtacttaatcaTCCAAGGTACTCCTCATTGTGAAGAATGGTTCTTTTTAGGGTCTTAAATTAGTAATGTGTTACATGGAGGTCTCATTTTAATAGATGGTCCAGGTGGTGCTTGGTCTGACTACCTCATTTGCTGTTTGGCTCATTTAAAACATTGCCATGCATCATATTGTATGAGTTTGTCATATATCTTGCAGGTAAAATATTGTAAAGTacataaaaacctgaaaaaCCATCACctcaaaattattttcattgtctacATGCGTGCAGATACTTTGTACTTACATGCACCTCTTGTTTTGAAACCAAAGCTCTGGATAGTGTTCAGCATCAGTCATCACAGCAAACTTTCAGCAGGGTATATCACACCCTTGAACTAAAAACCATAATCAATCATTCCCATAACTATACATATATCTCAGGAAATGTTTAGTGATACCATTTAGTGTTTCAACATACTTAAAACTGAATGACtcaatgacattttaacatttgataCTACACACTTCCAGGTGTTGCTGACAATTTAGCTAGAATGAATGTTGAGGTCAGAATGGAGAAGTACTGGCACCTGAATGTGGGACAaatgtcttgtctttttttttgtaaaaatctgGACACACTCAAACAGCAACATGCATGTGGCAGGGAgagcagtcacacacacacacacacacacacacaaaaacaaatgagtaatatagagagagacagcatgTGCGCTTGCTGATATGGAGGACAGATGGCTAGTTACAGTTAATGGTTGAATATATCTCACATCTTAGTtgtgtttggagtttttctgcCAAAGCTGGACTTTAATATTTCAACTTAAATTCCATGCTTtcttaaatcacattttataaatgaattCAAGTATGCCCCCTGGTGTTTGTTGGTACACATAACAACTAGCAGCCCTTGaatcaaaatgcaaatgatCTACAAGCACTTAACCCACAGACACAAATTCTCTGAAACTAGAACTGCATCACACTTTGCTCTCAGTTGATAGTTTTTGCCGTGCTGCAAGTCAAATCTCCCTCAGGGACAACAGAGACTGAAGAGAACTGCAGCTATTTATTATCCACACCACTAAGGTGCATTAATGAAGTCCATGTCACAAAACCAATCTTTTAAGTCAGCATGTTAAATACActaactgtaaaaataaataaataataataattgacaAAATTGATGCTAACTTTGTGATCATGTCTTCTGATATTTTCTGCCAAAAACAGCGATTTCAAATTTACACATTCACTCCTTAAAAACCAGTTGAGCTTACACTGATAATCAGTTTGTATAACCGAGGTATTTTAGTGTAAATATTCATTTCAAGAATAAAGCCGAGCACAGCACATTTGACCATGATGCTAAACTCTGACAAATTTAAGATCATGAAAACGTTAATTTCCAATTTATctacaacaaagaaaagattTCTTGTTagtgaaaaagattttttttattattatcacctCAAGAGTGATCAAACCCCATGCAAATATTTAACACTCCAGCGACAAGTGTCTAAGGAGGAGAGGTAGCAACTTTATAGAAAATGCAGCCACTCAAGATTCCCTGTGATGGTTCATGCAAATGTTCTTCATATTTAGTCATTTGAGGTGAAAGCAAATTCTGCAAAGCATatcttcaaacaaaaacacGACTGTTGAGCTacattattaacaaacatttgaaGAATTTTAAAGAACTTAAGCACACAAACAATACATCTGTTCAATATTATTCCTTTCATAAcatatgcaaaaacacaaaaggtttAACTTTCAGAATTTTCAGTACTGGAGAGAAAATGTGCTCTTTatctgcaacacacaaacatttaatgaTATCAGTCTTTCTGAAAAGCTCAAACATAGGACATATGAGTGTTTATCAGGACATTAAAAGACTAAGGAAACTGGATGAATATAGAGGGATTAGCAGATATTAAATCCGGGGGGTCTTACCGTTTTACTAATTTACCTCAAGTCTCTGAACATCTTGGAGTAcatgtctttctctttgtccaAGCTGTTTTTATAGcatctgaaacatgaaaacCATTTATATACCTGGTTATCTTCAGAGTGTATATGTATaacatataaatgaaaatataagcTTAATAATTCTGTTACCTTGAAACTAATACAATTTGAGGGCTTCTAGTAGCCTCAGATCAACCAACTGGACCATACTGTCCATACTCATTCTAAACTTTTTGAATGTGTCAACAAAAGTTTATCTTACATTGCCACCTTCCTCAGCAGGTTGTTAATGTCAGTGTCAAAGGGCTTCTTTGCTTGAGCAGTTATGACGCAACCCTGGGCGTTCTTGTACTCATGCAGCTCCAGATATGCCTGACAGAGATGACACCGGTCTGAATAATGGACCAATTGTTATCTAGAGTGTAAGCATATTAGCAACATAGGGACCCTGGAGGTGAAGGAAAAGCTGTCCATGGATCCCTTCTGGCATTTGTGGCTCACACAGTGtctaatgttaaaaacaaatatagctAAATGCTAAACCAAAATACCTGGTGTTCAGTCAATTCAAGCTAAAATGGTCAAAAATTATGATCTCAGGTCATGTTGCGGAGTAATGTAACAAAAGTGATAAAAATGTTCTTCATTTAACATAAACGTAATAAAACTCTCCAAGGATTGAACATCTATGGCGTCTGATCCTGCCTGTGCTGTCGACATCCCTATATTTAACCTTCTTGGGAAACTTTctgtaaagaaacaaaacatttaatagcCTTAGCTGATGgtttggaaaacaaacaaacaaaagcccCCGTCTGACCTTTCCGCAGCAGTAAAGAGCCTTTGTGTTGGCGGAGTCTATCTCCAAGGCTTTGTTGCCATATTTCAGGGCTTTGTGCGGGCTCTCCAGACGGAGCTCAGTGAGAGAAAGGTTCAGATAGAGGGGAAGCAGCGCTGTCATGATCCTCTGCTTCTCGGCATCGCTCTGTGTTTCCCTGTTCCACAGCAGCCTCATTGCCTGTTGGCCAAACATAGAACccattacaaaatacattttcacctTTACcagtacacatatacacagcgGCAGGGCAGGAATTTCACAGGGGTACGGCGGCCATGCCCCCTCAGTTTGGCCTTATGCCCCTCAAAAAATTATATGTCCTGCGGCCACAGTGGCCTTGATGCCCTGCCCGTACTGCCCTAGCTGATTTCGCCGttttctcctctgcctctttcctGTCAATACGGTTTTTAGATACCAGTGTCTTTTGTTGAGAGTCTGAATTCTTACTGGGCAACATCAAGTGAAACGCTGCACATATAACCGGCGGTGGGTTCCATTTTGAGCCTGGTTCGAACCGGGCTATTCATGACAACAGTTTGATGCGAATGTAGCACTGGCCAATCAAGAGACTTAATCGAACTCATCCTGATGTGCCAATGCCGCCAAGCTGTGACTGAGTGAACTTCTGAGGAGAGAAGTTCGACTGAGCTGAGGTAAGAAAGTTTGATAAATTAGCCAACGAATAAGACAAGAAACTCAACATATAATGTTGATGCATTGCTCGTATATCGCTGCAACGTTGACTTAGCTGACCCAATGGACGCGGGAGGCAGGGGTGCTGCTGAACCCCCTAAAACCAGGCATTATAAAAACCATCAACTGATAAAAAAGTGTGATGCAGACTTGcagtagacagagagagagagctcatgtggacgagcaagagagagggagcgtgCAAATATGAACAGAAGTGTGGACATGATATAAAAACTTTTTCAGGATCATGAAGCCTAATGTTACTCCACAATCCTGTTTTTACCAGTGAAGagtatgaactacactgcagactggagtctctgttagtgacagacagacagtcagatcCGCATCACATCTGCTCGTCTCCTCTATGAAATGTCTGTATCCTCACTGCGCTGCATTACTATAAACTATGATGAACTGGTCGTGGGTCACTTCGCTCGCCCGCGTCCAGacgctgtctctccctcttcatctccttgcagttctcatgcattacttcctgttgttgactgtgtagttgctgtggctgcttcgacatacagtatgtagtgtaAAACGTTCTCAAATTGGTGGAATTTGTTGTTAATAATTATTAGATATAACTTATCCTGGCcattcaaattaatacaaaaaacatgaatacagCGCACCATTTAGTATGACATCATTATATAGACTGACCTTCTCTCAACACCCCCACTGCACTGTGACTGACCTCCAGCATCCCTGCCCAGTGGCCTAAGAAGTGTTATGTATTAAAGATAAAATCATCCTTAACCCTCAAgttaaattcattatttctgtGGACTTAAAAccattgttttatttgatggCCTTGCTGCCCTGGCAACTGGCCTCTGTGCTCTCAAAAAATTGACAACACCAAAGGCCAAGTGGCCTTGCCCCTAAAATGATGAAATTCCAGGCCTGCACAGCGGCACGGCACCTCATTAattgaaatgtaatgaaaaataaagagcaTGGTTTCTTGATCTTTAACACTTGAAGATTTACCTGTTTATATCGATCTTTGGCATTGTCATAACGGCTCTGGTTGAAGCAGCGGTTGCCAAAGCTGCGTAGTGTGTTGACAACTTCAAGAAGCGTGGACAGAGGAACTGTGATCTGCTCTTCCTGAAGGCAAAAAAGGATGCAAAGTAGCCAACAATACAAACAGAAATCCTCCAAAGGCTATTTttcaattctaaaataaaataataatttcaacaGATTATAAGCTATAAAGCATGTGCAGAAAAGGATAAGGTGCATAATCATATATACTTGGCTGTGGCTTCCAAGGTTCCTCAGTTCTCCATAACTGCACGAATGCAAATGCAAGAATAAgtagatgaaaataaaaataaatctcctGCTAGTAGCgtgacattagcattcattcgATGTCAAGTGGAAGAAGTACTTCTCAGGACTCTCAGACTGTGACAACAACAGGGCACCTGAAGCCTACCGGACTCATTGCGAGAAAGTCGTCCACTTGTCCCGAGTCGAGGAAGTCGAGGATCTGAACCTCATACAGAACCACGGCAGCAGCGGGAATGAACGGAGGACAACCCATGTCCCCGTATGCATACTGGGGCTGGAAGAGGAAACGAGAGAACTCTCCTTTCTGCATGGTCAACAGACCCAGCTCCAGTCCGGCCAGCGTCACATCTGTTTGAACGATAATATAGTTCTCCTGCTAGGCCACAATCTTTATAGGTTAACAGGCTGTTGAATCTGCACAAAGAACTACTGACCTCTCCCTAACTTCATCATCGGGGGGTACTTGAGGTTTGTGGTAGTTTCAAAAGGGTGGTCAGAATATTCCAGGAAACCAGAGTAATTCACTGTGGAGGAAAGAGAATAAGGAGAGGTTATGGCAGAGCAAAATCATTTAGcaaaatagtagtaataataataataataataaggagATTTTTGAACAAAACTGCTCTTGTAAATACTCAATACTGAAGCGTTTTGGGGGACAGGTGGGCCATCTCCAGGTTGGACCACCTCTTTTAGGATCCCTCCATCTCCCAAGACATCATTCATCTGCTGGCTGAGCTGTTCAAATGGACACTACAAATGGCAAGAAATAAGCCTTGAAATAACTCCACAATATTATCCCAATCAATTCAATCTGGGTGTAAAATTGTGAGCATTAACCAGTACATTAGCTATTAGTGTATGTCTGGTATTATCCTTTGTTATTATCAAAGCATATAGATACAACTGTAAGTCCAGAGGAAAGTTAGTTTCACATTCACAAAAGGGCAGATTGAAACAAAGACATCTACAGTGATGAGAAAACTGCTACAATGCAAtctaaaaaaacatcaacaacagcatTACACAGGGAAAACTGGagctttttattcttttgtcacctcttattattaatttagcttttgtttggttgtttgtgtGACAAGACTGATGCTACTGTGCTACATGGATTATTACTTTCCAATATTTATTTGGTACACATGTATAATATGTACACCTAAGCAGCCTCAGAAGACCTTCATATAACTATTGgttttacagtatgtcaaagaCCTCAACTCCTTATGACTTTAACATTCAAGCTTAAAGAGTTAATGTTGTTGCACTGAATTCactgggttaaaaaaaatagcatcTGTTGACAATGGATTCTGACCTATATCACACTTACTTAACTTAAACTCTTAACAGGTATCATCATACTTAAGCCTCACTTAAATAAATAGTGAACACTGACAATGACAAGGCTCATTTCTTAACTTTAGAAAAGACTGACGCTGACTTAACTTGTGAGTAATGACCTCAAATGAACTGGCAGGTCTGGACTAATGGGAATTTTTAAACGACAGTGTCACAACTGTCGCTCCCACTCAGTCAAAGTGTGTCCATCTTTTTAACACCGACATAAACCGAACTAGCACTTAGCCACTTAGCTAACTTAGCCACGCTGAGCGCCTTCAGCATGTTTACTTACCGGAGTCCTCAGCCGCTCCTCAGCGTTTATTAACCTCCGGAGACTGGATATTAACCCGTTTCCTGACATTTAGTTGGTGGACAAGGCAGGTTTATTTTAGCGTAGTTAAACTGGTGGCTTCACTGATAGTAAAAATAGTTTCTAGCTTTGTTTTGGCGCTCAGGTCAGGGTCGCTCAATTAAGAGTCAGGTGACAAATGAGACTCAACGGTAGGCAGGCCAGAGGTCCGAAAAGTATCCTGCAGTATCCAGTTTACTGACTTCTACTGCtacagtcatcatcatcatcaacacaatacaacaaaaaacaattttaaataaaatatatgatgCTTCAAAACAAGACATGCATTTTCTGTAGTCTACACACCAACTGTTCTGAACCCAAATTGTCTTTTTCATGTATCTGTGACTTTGGGAGATATCCCCCTCCCCacctttatttaaattaatttaaatgtgacaaaagtgtgacataaaaggtaaaaaaaaaacgagaTGTGCAAAGTAAACTATGGGTTTTGCATTAAAATATGAGAACTGAGCTGCACTACAtaatgaaagaagaagaaaaagcaacattaaaaataacaactaTCATTAATACTGATAATACCCAGCAGCACAATGAGGTGGGGCGGAGAGGCCTCTCAGTCCAGGCCCCAAGCAGCAGAGGGAGCTCCAGAGGAGGGCCTAAAAGGAGGGTCAGCCCAgactttctgtttattttttcattttatttattgagtgAGGGCTCAACAGGTGTCACTGTCTTGGGCCACCCCGACCCAAGACAGTGAGGAGGCTTGCCTGCTGCAGGTACCACCCTGTTTTCCCTTTTGAACCACTATTATATGTGTTCCTTTGTGTTGTTTCTCCAGACAGTGGAGATGGGACCTATGGATCTGTCTGTTATTCAGGCAAAAGTGCCACTTTGGCTCTTCAAGTTTCAAACAGGGAGTCAATACActggcacacacatgcatgcatgcgcacacaaacagacacaaaaaaatattttgctttagGTATTTAATGTAAATCCAGTTTGAACTAATATATACAACCAGCATTAAAATCATTACGTGTTTGTGGCGTCAATCTCATCTCATATTCCAAAGGATGTAGATTTTCTCTCTGCAAGCACTATTTTGTCACCACATGCACAGATATGATTTGATATCATTTTGCTGCCCAAGCTACTGCACTATACACTCTAAAAATCAGGTATGTGACACCTAAATATAACACTAGCATTACAACAGAAATATTGCTGACTTAACTCACCATTGCAAAAATCAGTCCGTAGATTTCTTTTCAGTTGGTCATATTTAGCAGCTGTCCGTCCAGTCTTTTACAGAATGCTACAGGTGTCATCTATGTTATTTCCTTTAGCTTATAGTGTGGAGTTTGTaaagaaacaatacaaaacaatagtTAAACTGTACAgcttatattttaaaaaacacagtagTTAAATAGACAAAGTTGGGCCATTTGTACAAGGAGGGATCTGACTGTTAGCTAATCAACAAAGTTATCTAGTAGAGAAAGTGTTTCtttatagaatatatatatatatatatatatatatatatatatatatatatatatatatatatatatatatatatatacagtatgttcttaaTAGACATACTGTAGTTGATCATACCAATGTTAACATGACCTTGCAGTAAAATCTTTGACAAGTGAACCCATCGGGATGTATCCGGATCTGAGATTAACCAGTAAGCCAGTTAAAAGCTTTCCTCGTTGTGTTCATTAGAAGTTTTGTAGTTCAGCTGGATAGACAAAGTTGCTTCTGAAGAGTTTATAGGCCAGGAGCTGTCCTCCAAATATCATCATCACCAGGCCCGaacctgcagagagagggattaaataaataagaaaaagagaTCAATCAAAGGATGGTTTGGAGGCCAGCAGCTGTCCTTAAGAAGCCTGAATCAGAAGGGATGTTGGAAGTGAGCTATAGAGAGTCCAGGAACAGGCAAAAGTAATATCTTGGCTAGATAGAGAAGGAGACCGAGATACATAGAGAGTGGAGGGTTTTTTATGTTCTGCCAATGGGATTGGAGACAGATAAGGATACACATGATGGGGtgcaagaagaaaagaagaaatcttACCTAGAGCTATCCACCAGTGCTCAGCTGAAGGGAAGTCTGACATCACTGTGGAAATATGGAAactgtgtgtaaaatgttaGAACTACCTGTACATACAAATACTGCACATATTCACTTTATTTACAAGTGAAATATGTAGAAAAAAGAATGCAAGTTGAGGATGTTTTGAAATTCAATTTGGTCAAAAGGCCAAAGTGAATTAAAATGACACACAAATGGATGGcgcctgtgtatgtgtctacACATCTCTGAACTACAGCCTATCCAGTTACATAACCAGGCCTCCAATCCTATCAGCTGTTCCGCTCTATTGatcaactttgtgtgtgtgtgtgtgtgtgtgtgtgtgtgtgtgtgtttacctgctaCAGTCATCGCGACATGCAGCAGTGTGACAGTTATGGCGTAATCCCAAACCCACTCCTCTACAATCCAGGCGAATACCAGCCCTCCCAAAACATAGGTCACTTCTGTGGAAATTACACCAactggagggaggaagagagaaaacaacacatGAACGAGCATTTGCAACACATTTCACTGAGATATATGGTGCAAAAGTGAGAGCGCTACAACACCATTTGTGACTCGTAGCAGCAGATTCAAGCAGCTGTAGTTAttgacttgtgtttgtgctagacacatttacacatttggGACTATTTTGTGCAACTACAGATTCCACTGTCACAGgtgctcagttgttttgctccaaTAATACCTTCATAAACTTGAGGCAGCCAAATGGAAGTTCAGCcgtcattcattttattatttacacgtgtgcttttcctactgcaACGTGTGTAAATGCGCCGATTgaggacagagaaaaacaaacaatgtgaaaattCTTCATGCCAGGGGTGGAAAAATCTTACTTCAGGAAAAGTACACACTTATTAGAAAAATGTCCTCAAATGTAAATTAGTCATgatgcagcagaatggccctcattagtaatatataataatccA
This window contains:
- the LOC122863375 gene encoding inactive peptidyl-prolyl cis-trans isomerase FKBP6-like isoform X3, which gives rise to MSGNGLISSLRRLINAEERLRTPCPFEQLSQQMNDVLGDGGILKEVVQPGDGPPVPQNASVLMNYSGFLEYSDHPFETTTNLKYPPMMKLGRDVTLAGLELGLLTMQKGEFSRFLFQPQYAYGDMGCPPFIPAAAVVLYEVQILDFLDSGQVDDFLAMSPEEQITVPLSTLLEVVNTLRSFGNRCFNQSRYDNAKDRYKQAMRLLWNRETQSDAEKQRIMTALLPLYLNLSLTELRLESPHKALKYGNKALEIDSANTKALYCCGKAYLELHEYKNAQGCVITAQAKKPFDTDINNLLRKVAICYKNSLDKEKDMYSKMFRDLR
- the LOC122863375 gene encoding inactive peptidyl-prolyl cis-trans isomerase FKBP6-like isoform X2, coding for MSGNGLISSLRRLINAEERLRTPCPFEQLSQQMNDVLGDGGILKEVVQPGDGPPVPQNASVLMNYSGFLEYSDHPFETTTNLKYPPMMKLGRDVTLAGLELGLLTMQKGEFSRFLFQPQYAYGDMGCPPFIPAAAVVLYEVQILDFLDSGQVDDFLAMSPEEQITVPLSTLLEVVNTLRSFGNRCFNQSRYDNAKDRYKQAMRLLWNRETQSDAEKQRIMTALLPLYLNLSLTELRLESPHKALKYGNKALEIDSANTKALYCCGKAYLELHEYKNAQGCVITAQAKKPFDTDINNLLRKVAICYKNSLDKEKDMYSKMFRDLR
- the tmem244 gene encoding transmembrane protein 244 isoform X2 codes for the protein MLLDYCCRCCGFTLIKRHGPFSLKTTPSDTWVVLQNLLMCMVCFYSLYYIAVSLCIGVLRVHEINSLLAPFDYTTQPSWQNPKYLVGVISTEVTYVLGGLVFAWIVEEWVWDYAITVTLLHVAMTVAVMSDFPSAEHWWIALGSGLVMMIFGGQLLAYKLFRSNFVYPAELQNF